In Papaver somniferum cultivar HN1 chromosome 1, ASM357369v1, whole genome shotgun sequence, a genomic segment contains:
- the LOC113349738 gene encoding uncharacterized protein LOC113349738, with product MGNYSFKEKYPRIYRISIHKKSVIAEVFNTNWNLLFTREVDPSERIDLLELKFELRNLVLSPDGEDEIQGEATSKAVLRKLSSVGDDWEGFTALETKFAPPKVCFILWAAMHNSVPTRDMLQHRGVDISSVDCLYCNDVEILDHLFLECSWARHLWNYFLSSIQVRWVMPGCFSSFLLSWRLQSTSRRRNFVWRIVPFAVCWELWLERNRRVHGGRAKSKDELIYAVILGISLWSSNTDIFRGFTTNQILHNWEDVMAL from the coding sequence ATGGGGAATTACTCTTTTAAAGAGAAATATCCTAGAATATATAGAATTAGTATACATAAGAAATCAGTTATAGCTGAGGTGTTTAATACAAACTGGAATCTGTTGTTTACCAGGGAAGTAGACCCGTCCGAGAGAATAGACCTCTTGGAGCTTAAGTTTGAATTAAGAAATCTGGTTTTATCACCGGATGGAGAGGATGAAATACAAGGTGAAGCAACATCAAAAGCAGTTTTGAGAAAGCTATCGTCGGTTGGTGATGATTGGGAGGGTTTCACTGCTTTAGAAACTAAGTTCGCACCTCCTAAGGTCTGTTTCATACTTTGGGCAGCAATGCATAACTCGGTTCCTACTAGAGATATGCTGCAGCATAGGGGTGTGgatatatcttctgttgattgCTTGTATTGCAACGACGTAGAGATATTGGACCATCTATTTTTGGAGTGCAGCTGGGCTCGTCATCTCTGGAACTATTTTCTCTCCTCTATACAGGTTAGGTGGGTAATGCCTGGTTGTTTTAGCTCTTTTCTATTGAGCTGGAGATTACAGAGTACGTCAAGAAGAAGGAATTTTGTGTGGCGGATAGTGCCGTTTGCTGTGTGCTGGGAGTTATGGTTGGAGCGTAATAGAAGAGTCCATGGGGGTAGAGCAAAGTCTAAAGATGAACTGATTTACGCTGTCATTTTGGGCATTAGTCTATGGAGTTCGAACACGGACATCTTCAGAGGATTTACAACCAATCAAATTTTGCATAACTGGGAAGATGTTATGGCTTTGTAA